Below is a window of Candidatus Methylomirabilota bacterium DNA.
GGCTCGACATCGCGCTCGTCCAGGGCGAGGTCGTCCACGAGGCGCTCGCCGGCGTCGGGCGCCCGCCGGCGAAGCTCCGGATCCTCGCGGCGATGTATTCGACGCCCGGGATGTTCGTCGTCCGGGCCGACAGCCCCTACCGCGCGATCGCCGATCTCCGCGGCAAGCCCGTCGCCTTCGGCGCGCGGGGCTCGGGCCTGGTCATCCTCGCGCGCTACGTGCTCGACGGCCTCGGCCTCGACCAAGAGCGCGACTTCCAGGCCGTGTACCTCGACCGCGCGGGCGACGGGCCCGCGATGGTGCTGGACGGGCGCGTCGCGGCGCTCTGGGGCGGCGGCCTCGGCTGGCCCGGGTTCGGCGCGGTGGCGGGAGCGCCCGGCGGCGCGCGGTTCATCGCGCCGGGCGCCGACGAAATCGCGCGCATTCTGGCGAAGCACACGTTCCTCAAGCCGATGACGGTCCCCGCCGGCGCCTACCCGGGCCTCGACGCGCCGCTCCCGTCGGTCGGCTCGTGGAGCTTCATCCTGACACGCGCGGACCTGGCCGACGACGTCGCGTACCGACTGGCGCGCGCGCTCCACACCGGCGAGGCGAAGCTCGGGGAGCGCCTGCCCCAGGCGCGTGAGACCACGGCGGTGAACACCCTCGCGGCCGCGCCGCGGCGCGAGCAGATCCACTCGGGCGTGCTCCGCTACCTGCGCGAGATCGGAGTCGCCCGCTGAGGCGGCGCCGGCGCGCGCCTCAACCCGACAGACAGACGAAGCGGATCGCCGAACGCCTCGCCCTCAGTTCCCGCAGACGCTGCGCGATGGCGGTCGACACCGGGGAGCCCGGGAACGTCGTGAGGAACTCGTCGAGCTCCCGTTCCACCGACGCTGCGTCGCCGCACGCGCACGTGGACTGCGCCACGCTCACCTCGACGTCACGCACGAGCCGCGCGACGGTCACGCCGTAGCTCCCCGGGAAGGCGCGCGCGAACTCTCGCCAGACGCGATACGTGGCCACCAACTCGCCCTGCCCGAACGCCGTGCAGCCGCTGTAGTCCGTCTGCGGCTTGACGTACGCCGGCCAAACGCCGTCGGGCAACGTGCGATGGTAGGCCTCGAAGAAGGCCCGATCGGCAGGCGTCCCATGCCGTTGCGCGAGTCGCAGAAAGTACGCCGGGTCGGGCTTGACGTACACGGTCTCGTCGCGGTTCACAATGAGGCCCGGCAGCTCACCGACCAGGCGCGCGAAGTCGGCCGCCGGGAGCGACTCGATCGCGGCGCGTCCGTCGCCCCGGACGTGGAGCAGCGCCTCACCCACCCGCAGGGCGCGGGCGAAGACCGGCTCCAGCGAGGCGGGAGGCCGACGCGCCTCCGCGTCGCGCAGCGCCGCGCGGTAGTCCTCGATCGCGGACCGCTCCGGCGGCGCCAGCTGGGCCAGCAGCAGATACGCCGCGACGACCACTGGGATCACCGCCGACACCTACTTCTCCAGGATCTCGATCCCCTTCGGCGAGCTGACGAACAGCAGGGTGTCTCGATCGGCGCTGGCGTCGTGGCGGCCGCCGGGCTCGGTCCACAGATAGTCGCCCGCCGCGAGCTTGCGGCCGCCGATCGTGACCGCCCCCTCGACAACATACACCTCCTCACCGCCGGGATGGTCGTGGAGCGGGAAGCGCGCGCCGGCGGCGAGCTTCAGGAGGAGGGCTCCGCCCTTCTCCTCGTTCTGCCGGAGCAGGCACAGCTCGATCCCCGCGTAGGGTGTCGCGCGCCACTTCTGGCTTTCCGAGGTCACCAAGACCACTCTCGCACCCTCCTCGCGAGCCCGCCGCCGCTCACGTCTTCGGCACGTTGAAGAAGAGCTCCCGCGCCTTGGCGCGGCGCTCGTCGATCTTCGCCCGGCCCGTGGCCACCAGGACATAGAGCATGTTCAGCGCCGCCAGGGCGGAGGGCACCTGCCGCCGGCTCTTCGACCGGCTGAAGACGGCCTTGGCCGTCACCCCGCGATGACCGCGGAGCCGACGGTAGAGCCGCTCCACGGCCGGCTTGCTCACGAGGTTGAAGTTCCCGGCATCCCGCTTGCTGAGGGAGAGCGACATGACGAAGTACTGCCGCGCGCTCGACAGGACGTAGTAATGCTGGCGCTTGCCCTGGACCTCGCCGTGGAACTCCAATCCGGTCGTCAGGTTCTCGACGCTGAGCTTCATCGGTCACCTCCCGCGACATCTTATACGAGATGGCGCCTCAGGCGGCCTCGTCGAAGGTGTCGCGGCGAGCCCTCATTTCGAGCGCAGCAGCCCGACGCCGAGCGTCAGGACGCTCACCGCGAGCAGCGCGGCCCCGAGGTAGATCAGCGCCACGGCCTGGTTGGGTTGCGTCGCCGTGGGCGCGGCGACCGAGAAGAAGAAGCCGGCGGAGATGAGGATCCCCGCGAGGGGAACGCCGATCCTGACGAGCCACCGGAGCGCCGACGACAGCCGCGCGGCGTCCACGAGCGGCTGCGCGATGAGCGAGAGCAGCGTGATCACGCCGGCGTGGGCGTGACCGGCGCGGAAGAAGTTCTGCCGCAACGCATTGGCCATGTAGCCCGAGTCGCGGTCCATGAGCTGCGTCAGCAGGAAGTAACCGCCGAACTGGATGGTCGGGACGGCGAGCAGGATCAGGCCCGCCATCACCTTCGCGTCGCGACTCGGCATGAGAGCCTCCCTCGTGTCGATCAGCCGGCGCGCGTCGCCGCCGCGACCTGCGCCGCGTGCTCCTCCGCGTGTTCGCCGGCGCGCCGCGCGAGGAGCTCGATGGACATCGGGCCGAGCGTGGGATGGCGGCCCTCGCGCGACCACGCGTCGTCGGGCAGCGTCTGGAGCAGCCGCGCGAGCTGCTCGTGCTCGGCGACGATCGTGGCCAGGAGGTCGCCGACCGCTTCGCCGCGAGCGAGGGCGGCGCGGCGATAGCCCTCCTCGTCGAAGTCGGTGAACACGGGGCCGTCCTCGTAGAGGAGCCGCCGGATCCTGAGCCCGTGCACGTGAACGACGACGTCGCGCAGGTGGGTCAGCGTCTCGAGGGCCGACCACTCCCCGTCCCGGGGCCGGCGGGCGAACCGGTCCGGCGGCGCCCCCTCCACGGCGCGCCGCACGGCGCCGGCCGACGACCGCATACGCTCGAGGATCGCGCGATGCTCGGGTGTCATGCTGAGCCTCCCCTCACGACGTCCTGATCTCCATGCTCCGGATCAATCCGTCCTCGATGAGGTAGACGTGCTGGACCATCCGGTCCGAGACGACGTTCCCCTGTAGGTCGCGGACCACCTGATGGACATCGACCACGATGCGTCCCGTCTCATCCGTCGCGAAGCCCCGCGGCTCGACCCGGGGATCGATCGAGCGCCACTGCCGAGTCCAGTAGTCGCGCACGCTGCGATGGCCGTGCACGCGTCCGCCCTCCATGCCGTTCGGCCAATCCACGTCCGGATGCATGGCCGCGAGCGCCGCCTCGACGTCGCGGGCGTTGAACGCGTCGTACGTGCGCGTCAGAAGCTCGCGGTCGGCGAGCATCGCCGCGTCACCCGACACGCTCGACCACCCTGCACGCCTTTCCCTCGAAGAGGAAGCAGCGCTTCGGCTTCAGGAGATGCGGTGTGTTCTCACGCCACCAGCGAGCCGCGTCCGG
It encodes the following:
- a CDS encoding TAXI family TRAP transporter solute-binding subunit — protein: LDIALVQGEVVHEALAGVGRPPAKLRILAAMYSTPGMFVVRADSPYRAIADLRGKPVAFGARGSGLVILARYVLDGLGLDQERDFQAVYLDRAGDGPAMVLDGRVAALWGGGLGWPGFGAVAGAPGGARFIAPGADEIARILAKHTFLKPMTVPAGAYPGLDAPLPSVGSWSFILTRADLADDVAYRLARALHTGEAKLGERLPQARETTAVNTLAAAPRREQIHSGVLRYLREIGVAR
- a CDS encoding DinB family protein; translated protein: MTPEHRAILERMRSSAGAVRRAVEGAPPDRFARRPRDGEWSALETLTHLRDVVVHVHGLRIRRLLYEDGPVFTDFDEEGYRRAALARGEAVGDLLATIVAEHEQLARLLQTLPDDAWSREGRHPTLGPMSIELLARRAGEHAEEHAAQVAAATRAG
- a CDS encoding nuclear transport factor 2 family protein, whose translation is MSGDAAMLADRELLTRTYDAFNARDVEAALAAMHPDVDWPNGMEGGRVHGHRSVRDYWTRQWRSIDPRVEPRGFATDETGRIVVDVHQVVRDLQGNVVSDRMVQHVYLIEDGLIRSMEIRTS
- a CDS encoding cupin domain-containing protein gives rise to the protein MSWWPRAGRRSTSAAPRRGSSSSTCRRRERRRAREEGARVVLVTSESQKWRATPYAGIELCLLRQNEEKGGALLLKLAAGARFPLHDHPGGEEVYVVEGAVTIGGRKLAAGDYLWTEPGGRHDASADRDTLLFVSSPKGIEILEK